One Aciduliprofundum boonei T469 genomic region harbors:
- a CDS encoding DUF1015 domain-containing protein, whose translation MVEIRPFKALHYSDALIGRDLSKVITQPYDKINREMLDEYYKKHEYNFAKLILPREENRYEMAAKRLQEWKENGIIVRDKEPGIYIYTQEFELRGKKYTRRGFIAAMRLHPFEERVVLPHEKTHRGPKEDRLNMLRATKTNLEAGFVLYKDDGRVKEIIDEVIKGTPDFYGVDDYGTITRLYKVNDYEKIRTIQDVLKDEQVVIADGHHRYETAVYFRDEMRSKIPDWKDNSAFNYRMTYMVSLDDPGLIVLPTHRLLAKVKIQEEQWEKIKEYFSVEEIDIKETEEFLKENKNSNAFVVYQDGKAYGLVRNKDVSQFMNKEWSEAYRSLDAVVLREVIFKILGVKDPKIDEDIYYERWIEDAVEKVDKKVAKVAFLLNPTPPEIVLEVARHLERMPQKTTDFYPKVISGFTMMPVNENEFL comes from the coding sequence ATGGTAGAAATCAGGCCATTTAAAGCTCTGCATTACAGCGATGCTTTGATTGGCAGAGATCTTAGCAAGGTGATAACTCAACCTTATGATAAAATAAATAGGGAGATGCTAGATGAGTACTATAAAAAGCACGAGTACAACTTTGCAAAATTGATATTGCCAAGGGAGGAGAACAGATACGAGATGGCTGCCAAAAGACTCCAAGAATGGAAAGAAAATGGAATAATTGTAAGGGACAAAGAACCTGGAATCTATATATACACTCAAGAATTTGAGCTTCGTGGCAAGAAATACACAAGGCGCGGGTTTATAGCGGCTATGCGTTTGCATCCGTTTGAAGAAAGAGTAGTTCTACCTCACGAAAAAACCCACAGGGGCCCAAAGGAAGATCGTTTAAATATGCTTCGTGCAACTAAAACGAATCTAGAGGCAGGATTTGTCCTCTATAAGGATGATGGGAGAGTGAAGGAAATAATAGATGAGGTCATTAAAGGCACTCCAGATTTCTATGGTGTGGATGATTATGGCACAATAACAAGGCTTTACAAAGTTAATGATTATGAGAAAATTAGAACAATTCAAGATGTTCTCAAAGATGAGCAGGTTGTAATTGCAGATGGGCATCACAGGTATGAGACAGCCGTTTATTTCCGTGATGAGATGCGTTCAAAGATTCCAGATTGGAAGGATAACAGCGCATTTAACTACAGGATGACTTATATGGTTAGCTTGGATGATCCAGGCTTAATTGTACTTCCAACTCATAGGCTTCTAGCCAAGGTGAAGATTCAAGAAGAGCAATGGGAAAAAATAAAAGAATATTTTTCAGTGGAGGAGATCGATATAAAGGAGACAGAGGAATTTCTTAAAGAGAATAAAAATAGCAATGCTTTCGTAGTTTACCAAGATGGCAAGGCTTATGGATTGGTGCGAAATAAGGATGTTTCTCAATTTATGAACAAGGAGTGGAGTGAGGCATATCGTAGCTTGGATGCAGTGGTTCTCAGGGAAGTGATCTTTAAAATTCTCGGTGTTAAAGATCCAAAGATAGACGAGGATATCTATTATGAGAGATGGATTGAGGATGCTGTAGAAAAGGTGGATAAAAAAGTAGCAAAAGTGGCATTCTTACTTAACCCAACTCCACCAGAAATAGTATTGGAAGTGGCAAGACATCTTGAGAGAATGCCTCAGAAAACCACGGATTTCTATCCCAAAGTAATTTCTGGCTTCACTATGATGCCCGTAAACGAAAACGAGTTTTTGTAA